CAGGCTTTTGTTTCCTAGGAAGTTTTCTCCTGGTCCTGAACCCAGAATGCCAGTAGCTCAGGCCTTCTGACACAGAGTAACTCAGGAACAAAAACTCTGGTTCATTCATATTGGATCCTGTTATCTCAAAGCCAGCTCCCACAATGCCTTGCCCATTTGGTTTGGCTACAGTCACTTCCTGTGAGTTGGATTCTAATCAAACAGAAACTCACAGCTTCATGTGAGCAAAAGCCAGGGCTCACACCCTTCACGGTGTTAGGGATGCTGACGACTAGGACTCAACACTGCCACCTACCATGTGACTCCCACAGGTTCTCGACCTCTCTGAGCCTCCGATGCAGGCCCTGGACTTCTATTTCCTGTTTCCTCAGAGTGATGTCTTGAGGACTGCATCAACCAGTCCCAAGCAGATCAGCAACCAGGAAAATTAACACCATAAGAACAATGAATGCTGACTACCCCCAGAAGTGCATGGTGCATGCTTACCAACCATGCTAAACTCGGGAGATGAAGGGGCAGGGCAGACAGCTGCAATCATTTCCTTCTGGGGTCAGACTCTCTCGGGGTCCATACCACAGACTCCTCCCTGCTCCCAAGACCGTCACCAGATGCCACTACAGAAGGATGTGGaagagacaggggagggagtcaGGACTTCCACCCCTGGGGGTTCCACACAGCCCGTTACATTCCCTGAACAAAGGTCACAGCTTCCAGGTGCCTTTCAACCCTCACCTTTCAGGTGCAGGGGTAGCTTAGTGCTGTTCTGGGTTCCACTCCCCCTCAGCCTTTGCTCCAGTGTTGACAGTGGTCCTTTCCTGGTTTCTCTAGCTCTTGTCTGATAAAATCCTGCTCTGTGAAGGACGCTGTCCCACGGTCTCATCTGATATCCCTATTCTACTCTAAGCTTCTACACTCAAGCAGGTTTCTCCAAAACTGCAGACTTCAAACCCAAAGAAATGACTTCTTATGAGAGGGAGGCGGCTGGGTTGCAGGAGCTTCCACAGAGCAGCGCAGTGATTTCTGCACAACAGCAAAGATACCTGAGAGTGTATTTATAGAAAGATACAGAGACACGGACAGGCAGCATCTACCTATAGATACAAAGGTTGCCAGAGAGCCACAAAGTGTATTTGCTGATGGCAAACTCAGATTTCACACCCTCTGTCATACAATGGTGCCATCTTGGGAAACCACACTTCTTTATGTGGCTGCTTCTCTCTGTAGCAGTTTCCAAAAGGAGAAGGCTGGCTCCAAGGACAATCCTTAAATACAGGTGCATCCTTCAAAAGCAAAGGGGGGGCGCATGGGAGGAAAGGGGCGCTTCCACATTGTgcatggcagaaaaaaaatgatggggCTGGCGTGGGCCAAGGTGAGGCAGGAACTCCAGAAAGCACAACTAAGGGTCTAGACTGAGGTGTGGAAACGCGAGGGCGGGAGGGCACTGCAATGCAGTCCACCAAAAGCCCCTGTAGTACGTGATAGTCAGTTAAGGGTGAAGTCAGACCGGAATAACACTGAGAGGTAGCAGCTGTTGTCCTCCGGAGCTCTTGAGGGTCTCTGAAGCTTGGCCAGGCAAGGGTGCGCTCCCGGAAGAGCAGAAGTGGGGCAGCTGGGCTGAGGGCTCCTGTGGCTTGGGAAGATCTGCGTGGACCCTGCAGCTGGAGTAGCTCAAGGACCCTTCCAAACCCAGAGTCACTTCTTGGGTGAGCTATATAATCCCcacaacatataaataaaagtttagttCTGTGTTTCCATATATCTTCTACATGAAAGCTAGCTAAATATTAGTGGAGTAACaataattattaataacaataattgtcataataacaataattaatagaATAATAATGCCTCGAGGCGTGGGGGTGGGTCCTTCATGTGACGGCCTGCTGGGGCTTAGGGCTGGTAgaagtggtggtagtggtggtgatgttcatgatggtggtggtgctcatGTCTCTGGACGGCCTGCCCAGCCTGGCTCTCATACACCACCACAGCAGGTAGCTCCCTCACCTGCTCCCGACCCATGACTGTGGTGCCTCCTGCAGCCAGTGGGGCCTGCAGGCCCCGGCAGCTGGCCTGGTTCTCCTTGGGTCGATGCTTGTGCTTCTTGTGCCCCAGGGGTgccagggtggggaggagggctgggccGGAGGCCAAGTGGGCAGAGGGGGACACAGTGTGGGTGGTGGGCACCAGTGGAGGCCTGCTTCTTGCACCTCTGGCCCCGTGGCTCATCCCCATGTTCTTGCCCTGGGCCTTGGGGGACCTCACAAAGTGCTTGCTCCCATCCTGAGTACCCCGGAGCCGTTGCTGGAGCTCTGACGCCTTGGCAAATGGGGTATCAAGGAGGTGGAAGGAGCCGGGGTCCACACCCTGGGGCCTCCGGTGTGGGATGTGGGCAGCTTCTGGCTCGTGGGAGCGAGAGCGAGTGGGGTTGGAGATTCGAGGGGGCAGCTCTGACTTCTGGGCCACCGAAGGGGAGCCTAGGAACCAATCCAACAGATACTTCATGAGTGCCCACTGTGTGCACTGGGTTGCCCCGGGGTTCCCAGGTGCCAACACTGTCTGAGCTATCGACTGTCTACTGTCCTTTGCTGCTCCACAGGAAAGGGAACCTTCTCATCTGCTGAGGGGTGAGGCCAGATGATGACAGATGAGACTAATTAAGGTGGGTGGAACACTCTACATGTATAAAGGGAAGTACATAGGGAGCGGAGAAAGCACTCAACAGAGGGAGCAGGGGTGAAACAAGGTCCAGGAGCACAGAGGCTGGCAGTGCAGCACTGTCGTGGACCAAGTGGGTACCGGAGCTGTGGCTGATGCGGGGCCAGGGCAGGGATGGCCTAGGTGGGACCACTGCTTTGGCTGGATTTGAAGCCCCCTCATTCTCCTGGGTTTTGCCCAACTTTGTCCAAGTACTACTTTCATTTTGGAAACATCTTTAATGCAACTGTCTCTGAGAAGAGCCTCTGATATGTCCAATAAAAAGTTCcacatctccccagtcctcaggGAACAAAGGCCACTACCCAGCACTGTGTTTTCGGTGGACACCCCGCCCAGCAGTCCCTTACCAGGCCCAAACTGAGACGCGTAGTTCTCTATCCCTGCCAGGTCTAGGTAGTGGTTTCTCCTCTCAATGTTCTCATCCACGCAATGGTGGTAGCAGCCCGGCTGCTCCAGGTGGCTGTCACCCTGGAACCTGTGACAAAAAGTATGTTGACTGGGAAGGCACAGGTCCTGAAGTCTTCCGGGAAGCCACAGGTCAAACACACAGCTCATTCTGCTCTGTGACTTAGGAGAAGGGGTCCAAGACAGAAACCCCTCGGACTGTGCCTTCGTTTCCCTGATGCCCACCATCTGTCCCGTCT
This is a stretch of genomic DNA from Arvicola amphibius chromosome 15, mArvAmp1.2, whole genome shotgun sequence. It encodes these proteins:
- the Nkd1 gene encoding protein naked cuticle homolog 1, with translation MGKLHSKPAAVCKRRESPEGDSFAVSAAWARKGIEEWIGRQRCPGSVSGPRQLRLAGTVGRGTRELVGDTSREALGEEDEDDFQLEVALPPEKTDSLGSGDEKRMEKVNDPGPGSKKQLKFEELQCDVSVEEDSRQEWTFTLYDFDNNGKVTREDITSLLHTIYEVVDSSVNHSPTSSKTLRVKLTVAPDGSQSKRSVLFNHTDLQSTRPRADTKPAEELRGWEKKQRAPLRFQGDSHLEQPGCYHHCVDENIERRNHYLDLAGIENYASQFGPGSPSVAQKSELPPRISNPTRSRSHEPEAAHIPHRRPQGVDPGSFHLLDTPFAKASELQQRLRGTQDGSKHFVRSPKAQGKNMGMSHGARGARSRPPLVPTTHTVSPSAHLASGPALLPTLAPLGHKKHKHRPKENQASCRGLQAPLAAGGTTVMGREQVRELPAVVVYESQAGQAVQRHEHHHHHEHHHHYHHFYQP